One window of uncultured Methanobrevibacter sp. genomic DNA carries:
- a CDS encoding DUF4013 domain-containing protein, which produces MDVIEIIKDAFVFPSKNIKLLLIFVLLSVLASVFSVLGTLVYALGVITPECFLWGGLACVVAMLIGWILLGYSITVVKSGIEHDDKVPEFDWWENFFTGFNNFVVSIVYFIIPAFITVVAGYLTNIYGNFMTVFQQIVLIASDTYTGSSAVVYDGLAQAIVNLAVSSAITIFVALIVFVIFSFLQYMAEARLANTGSLREALNVFEAAKDISRIGAGKVISVVILIFVIGLVVEMFFSAFFSFMPIFSFLSVVISPYLLLFTQRAIGLLYSDIA; this is translated from the coding sequence ATGGATGTAATAGAAATAATTAAGGATGCTTTTGTATTTCCATCAAAAAACATTAAACTATTATTAATTTTTGTTTTATTATCAGTTTTGGCAAGTGTATTTTCTGTTCTAGGAACATTAGTGTATGCTTTAGGAGTTATTACTCCGGAATGTTTTTTATGGGGCGGACTGGCTTGCGTAGTTGCAATGTTGATTGGATGGATATTATTAGGTTATTCAATCACTGTTGTTAAGTCCGGAATTGAACATGATGATAAAGTTCCAGAATTTGACTGGTGGGAAAATTTTTTCACAGGATTTAACAATTTTGTTGTTTCAATAGTTTACTTTATAATTCCTGCTTTCATCACTGTCGTTGCAGGATATCTTACAAATATTTATGGCAATTTTATGACTGTTTTTCAACAAATTGTTTTAATAGCTTCTGATACTTATACTGGAAGTTCTGCTGTTGTTTATGATGGATTAGCTCAGGCAATAGTCAATCTTGCTGTTTCATCAGCTATTACTATTTTTGTTGCTTTAATTGTATTTGTAATCTTTTCATTCCTGCAATATATGGCTGAAGCAAGACTTGCAAATACTGGCAGTTTAAGAGAAGCTTTAAATGTTTTTGAAGCAGCAAAAGACATATCAAGAATTGGTGCAGGTAAGGTAATATCAGTAGTCATATTGATTTTTGTAATTGGCCTTGTTGTTGAGATGTTTTTCTCAGCTTTCTTCAGCTTTATGCCGATTTTCTCATTCCTTTCAGTTGTGATAAGTCCATACTTACTGTTGTTTACTCAAAGGGCTATTGGATTATTATACTCTGATATAGCTTAA